One genomic window of Cannabis sativa cultivar Pink pepper isolate KNU-18-1 chromosome 2, ASM2916894v1, whole genome shotgun sequence includes the following:
- the LOC133035161 gene encoding uncharacterized protein LOC133035161, whose amino-acid sequence MAITRSSISPSPSGSKRKDVGDEEGNVRKMSLGDDKSDDSVSSDVVNERRSKKSNDHVSKDVVNEKSKKINEKVAESVKKSSVSSLAKKKSRVPDIAPDDRKSKKLKLKSVAEVDEGDLESEDESSIAIPSKAKLWEFYLKPEERFCGKIIFWAHNDDVLVDIRAKLTEKQRAMFVATCFGHLLDIQSYKLQHQIFHTALNREVHQPNSKEMWFDFGHDRVRFGLGQFAVISGLLCKGDIDMMKYVGKGDVFVDKYFSDMTVTHGAVKQRFLSSTFKDDDFAVRMAVLYLVTNYLLSKPPDKHVSIELLHLVGSGEFDSFPWGKVVYDTTLYYLRLGLKGKKGAKLKALAKAKGIDKKGSDSNCKTYKLAGFPFIFQVWLYEVIPLFRSQNICFFDPSSTYRVCMWSSAKEVTSSEVERKIYLSSKLSVTPVFPSAEENEKFDLTGFNFSYFSLSDDDFESVKVPKRQLDKGEFSGVKEKVTVGGPMFDDVKHYVMRIINEQSEIGSSLKELRKDIDDKFVQFESKMKAHIDSKIEEG is encoded by the exons ATGGCGATTACGAGAAGTTCGATTTCTCCATCACCGTCTGGTTCGAAAAGAAAAGATGTTGGTGATGAGGAAGGCAATGTGAGGAAAATGTCTTTGGGTGATGATAAGAGTGATGATTCTGTGAGCAGTGATGTTGTGAATGAGAGGAGGAGTAAGAAGAGTAACGATCATGTGTCTAAGGATGTTGTGAATGAGAAGAGTAAGAAAATTAACGAGAAGGTTGCTGAGAGTGTGAAGAAGAGTTCAGTGAGTTCTTTGGCGAAGAAAAAGAGTCGTGTGCCTGATATTGCTCCTGATGATCGTAAATCGAAGAAGTTAAAGTTGAAGAGTGTGGCAGAGGTTGATGAAGGAGATCTAGAATCTGAGGATGAAAGTAGTATTGCGATTCCTTCGAAAGCCAAG TTGTGGGAATTTTACTTGAAGCCAGAGGAAAGATTTTGTGGTAAAATCATATTCTGGGCTCATAATGATGATGTTTTAGTAGATATTAGAGCAAAATTGACTGAGAAGCAGCGTGCTATGTTTGTTGCAACTTGTTTTGGGCATTTATTGGATATTCAGTCTTATAAATTGCAGCATCAGATTTTTCACACTGCATTGAATAGGGAAGTCCATCAACCAAATTCGAAAGAGATGTGGTTTGATTTTGGTCATGATAGGGTTCGTTTTGGTTTAGGGCAGTTTGCTGTTATTAGTGGTTTGTTGTGTAAGGGTGATATTGATATGATGAAGTATGTTGGGAAGGGAGATGTGTTTGTAGACAAGTACTTTAGTGATATGACGGTGACTCATGGAGCCGTTAAGCAGCGTTTTCTGAGTAGTACTTTTAAAGATGATGACTTTGCAGTTAGGATGGCGGTGTTGTATTTGGTTACTAACTACTTGTTAAGCAAACCTCCAGATAAACATGTTAGTATTGAGTTGTTACATTTGGTAGGTTCGGGTGAGTTTGATAGTTTCCCATGGGGCAAGGTTGTTTATGATACTACATTGTACTATTTGAGGCTTGGTTTGAAAGGTAAGAAGGGTGCTAAATTGAAAGCTCTTGCTAAGGCAAAAGGAATTGATAAGAAGGGGAGTGATTCAAATTGTAAAACTTACAAATTGGCTGGGTTTCCTTTCATCTTCCAAGTTTGGTTGTATGAGGTTATTCCTCTTTTTAGAAGTCAAAACATTTGTTTTTTtgacccttcttcaacatatagGGTGTGTATGTGGTCCAGTGCGAAAGAAGTTACTTCAAGTGAGGTAGAGAGGAAAATCTACTTGTCATCTAAG CTTTCAGTTACTCCTGTGTTTCCTTCTGCTGAGGAGAATGAGAAATTTGATCTTACTGgatttaatttttcttatttttcattgtcTGATGATGATTTTGAGAGTGTGAAAGTACCTAAGAGGCAGTTAGACAAGGGTGAGTTTTCAGGTGTTAAGGAAAAAGTTACTGTTGGGGGTCCTATGTTTGATGATGTTAAACATTATGTGATGCGTATTATCAATGAGCAATCTGAGATTGGGAGTTCTTTGAAGGAGTTGAGGAAGGATATTGATGATAAGTTTGTTCAATTTGAGAGTAAAATGAAGGCTCACATTGATTCTAAAATTGAAGAGGGTTAG
- the LOC115721325 gene encoding E3 ubiquitin-protein ligase RSL1, whose translation MDAQPFESDLDFALRLQFQEAIDASMAPQPSSAPAAAPKRSRTHDQMVAGTITRFPDDNRRYKFAKTVKSFGEESSTSRIRFASYNDETSENEDGDGVGDGVGVGVGVGVGVGVGVGVGVGVGVGDDDGDGGYRVYFKGLVSKEKCEIRNMIMAGIGVALCDPKGNLIFEMRKPLLGNGFSKLGAEAKALIEALNAAISMNLERITLYCDNFTFYRFVSGRWPVRQRKMKDLMNQVKTLQGKFAYCNSKYVLRSDIKHAFKLAKDAIESNCRLTLYETCVICMEDTDVNQMFSVKNCLHRYCFSCMKQHVEVKLREAQMPKCPHLGCKTEIDSESCEDFLTPELFELLRQHIKEAATPVTERVYCPNKWCSFLMTKSEVFDLAKKERIHLSGARKCLKCSSLFCINCRVLWHHNLTCSDYKSKKYNSSNEDAKLKDLASKNLWRQCSKCNHMVELFHGCHHITCRCGYEFCYKCGAEWKNRRATCSCPLFEENHLLYRGYIHEDEFEEDDFEEGDFEEDDIDFEDEEDEGFYGFDLNFN comes from the exons ATGGACGCCCAACCCTTCGAGTCCGACCTCGATTTCGCCTTACGTCTCCAATTTCAGGAAGCCATAGACGCCTCCATGGCCCCTCAACCCTCCTCTGCACCCGCCGCAGCCCCCAAGCGCAGCCGTACTCACGATCAGATGGTTGCCGGAACGATTACAAGGTTTCCCGATGACAATCGGCGCTATAAATTTGCCAAAACTGTCAAATCTTTCGGCGAAGAATCTTCAACGAGTAGGATTAGGTTTGCGAGTTATAATGATGAGACGAGTGAGAACGAAGATGGTGATGGTGTTGGTGATGGTGTTGGTGTTGGTGTTGGTGTTGGTGTTGGTGTTGGTGTTGGTGTTGGTGTTGGTGTTGGTGTTGGTGTtggtgatgatgatggtgatggtGGGTATAGAGTGTATTTTAAGGGTTTGGTTAGTAAAGAAAAATGTGAGATTCGGAATATGATTATGGCTGGAATTGGAGTTGCTTTGTGTGATCCCAAAGGTAATTTGATTTTCGAGATGAGGAAACCTTTGTTAGGGAATGGTTTTAGTAAGCTTGGGGCGGAAGCTAAGGCTTTGATTGAAGCTCTCAATGCTGCTATTAGTATGAACTTGGAAAGGATCACTCTTTACTGCGACAACTTTACTTTTTATCGATTC GTTTCTGGTAGATGGCCTGTAAGGCAGCGCAAGATGAAAGACCTAATGAATCAGGTGAAAACCCTTCAAGGAAAGTTTGCCTATTGCAATTCGAAGTATGTCCTGCGTAGTGACATTAAGCATGCTTTTAAACTTGCAAAGGATGCCATTGAATCTAACTGTCGGTTAACTTTGTACGAGACTTGTGTTATTTGTATGGAGGATACAGATGTAAATCAGATGTTTTCAGTTAAGAATTGCTTACACAGATACTGCTTTTCATGTATGAAACAACATGTTGAAGTGAAGTTGCGCGAAGCCCAAATGCCTAAATGTCCTCATCTGGGCTGCAAAACTGAAATCGATAGTGAAAGCTGCGAAGATTTCTTGACACCTGAACTTTTTGAGCTTTTGCGTCAGCACATAAAAGAAGCAGCAACTCCTGTTACAGAGAGAGTATATTGTCCTAATAAATGGTGCTCATTTTTAATGACGAAAAGTGAAGTTTTCGATCTTGCAAAGAAAGAACGCATTCATCTATCGGGAGCTAGGAAGTGCTTGAAATGCAGCAGCCTCTTCTGCATTAACTGCAGAGTTCTTTGGCATCATAATTTGACTTGCTCTGATTACAAAAGTAAGAAATATAATTCAAGCAATGAGGATGCAAAGCTTAAGGACCTCGCATCAAAGAATCTTTGGCGCCAGTGTAGCAAGTGTAACCACATGGTTGAACTTTTTCATGGATGCCATCACATCACTTGCAG ATGTGGCTATGAGTTTTGTTACAAGTGTGGAGCCGAGTGGAAGAACAGGAGAGCAACTTGTTCATGCCCACTTTTTGAAGAGAATCATCTTTTGTATCGGGGTTATATACACGAAGATGAATTTGAGGAAGATGATTTTGAGGAAGGTGATTTTGAGGAAGATGATATTGATTTTGAGGATGAAGAGGATGAAGGCTTCTATGGCTTTGATCTTAattttaactaa
- the LOC115718592 gene encoding E3 ubiquitin-protein ligase RSL1 — protein MAAMDDDEAYILQLALDEQRKELMAAQTLDSDLDLAFHIQMQEAMTSSLVLHNNNKSTSSTKMDTEDDVVPAGDVKDDDVLGVASSLLLRDLECYMQEYGDRKRSSEEWRMAREDLDRRIHDQKVASEIETLPEDYWSSYGDWFEKPYGNNSKGASSSSSSMVGSEVLRLYFKGLVSEEMIRDSKVVVAGAGIAICDGKDNLLFHSRKNLKVLSSEAAELEALIEGLDKALALDLKSLTFFCEDNSLYHYITGKLFPRNSQITTLVNQVDLLRRKFTYCVPSLLTTPNSIKFAYKSARDAVVAQIAWTEETCNGKTKRETCTICMEDKDVAEMFSVDGCLHRYCFTCMKQHVEAKLHDGRVAKCPHAECNSEVAIDSCEKFLPPELVKVMDQRMKESAIPTTQKVYCPDPKCSALMSKNEVLEYTKTSFVGAERSGARKCMKCQKFFCIDCRVPWHYNMSCNDYRETSSYPRGDEQLLKSLASKRLWRECAKCNHMVELLEGCYHITCRCGYEFCYTCGAEWKNKKPTCRCPIWNERNIIRQPQRQRQRQRQRR, from the exons ATGGCAGCCATGGATGATGATGAAGCCTACATTCTCCAACTCGCACTGGACGAGCAAAGGAAGGAACTCATGGCCGCTCAAACCCTAGACTCCGACCTCGACTTGGCTTTCCATATTCAAATGCAAGAAGCCATGACCTCCTCTCTTGTTctccacaacaacaacaaatccACCTCCTCGACGAAGATGGACACCGAAGACGACGTCGTTCCGGCTGGGGATGTCAAAGACGACGACGTTTTGGGCGTTGCTTCGTCGCTTTTGTTGAGAGATTTGGAATGTTACATGCAGGAGTACGGTGATCGGAAACGATCGAGTGAGGAATGGAGAATGGCTAGGGAGGATCTGGACCGTCGGATTCATGATCAGAAGGTTGCGTCTGAAATAGAGACTTTGCCAGAGGATTATTGGTCGAGTTACGGAGATtggtttgagaaaccttacggTAATAATAGCAAGGGTGCCTCGTCCTCTTCTTCTTCGATGGTTGGGTCAGAGGTGTTGAGATTGTACTTCAAGGGTTTGGTGAGCGAGGAGATGATTAGGGATTCGAAGGTGGTGGTGGCTGGTGCTGGGATTGCGATTTGTGATGGTAAAGATAATTTGCTTTTCCATTCGAGGAAGAATCTGAAGGTTTTGAGCTCTGAAGCGGCAGAGTTGGAAGCTCTGATTGAGGGTTTAGACAAGGCATTGGCTTTGGACTTGAAAAGTCTCACCTTTTTTTGCGAGGATAATTCACTTTACCATTAT ATTACCGGGAAACTGTTTCCAAGAAATAGCCAAATCACAACATTAGTCAATCAAGTGGATCTTCTTCGTAGGAAGTTTACCTATTGTGTTCCATCCCTCCTCACAACCCCAAACAGCATTAAGTTTGCTTATAAATCTGCTCGAGATGCTGTTGTTGCTCAGATTGCCTGGACAGAAGAAACTTGCAATGGCAAGACTAAAAGAGAAACATGCACAATTTGTATGGAAGATAAAGATGTTGCTGAGATGTTTTCGGTTGATGGTTGTCTGCACAGGTACTGTTTTACTTGTATGAAACAACATGTGGAAGCAAAGTTGCATGATGGAAGGGTAGCCAAGTGCCCACATGCTGAATGCAACTCTGAGGTAGCTATTGATAGTTGTGAGAAATTTTTGCCACCTGAGTTAGTGAAGGTTATGGATCAACGAATGAAAGAATCTGCTATTCCCACTACACAGAAAGTTTATTGCCCAGATCCCAAATGCTCTGCCTTAATGTCAAAGAATGAGGTTTTGGAATATACCAAGACTTCATTTGTTGGTGCTGAACGCTCTGGTGCGAGGAAATGCATGAAATGTCAAAAGTTCTTCTGTATCGATTGCAGAGTCCCCTGGCACTACAATATGTCTTGCAATGACTACAGAGAGACGAGTTCGTATCCCCGTGGAGATGAACAACTACTGAAGTCTCTTGCATCAAAAAGGTTGTGGCGTGAGTGCGCTAAGTGTAACCATATGGTTGAACTGTTAGAGGGCTGCTACCACATCACTTGCAG ATGTGGATACGAATTTTGCTATACCTGTGGAGCTGAATGGAAGAACAAGAAACCAACTTGTAGATGTCCAATTTGGAATGAGCGCAACATCATTCGACAACCGCAACGACAACGACAACGACAAAGACAAAGACGGTGA